From one Melioribacteraceae bacterium genomic stretch:
- a CDS encoding EamA family transporter translates to MTWFIIALISAVLSATASIFEKKILFRLGALEFSFMAAVLTLLFSIPFFFAVDYALLQLNSLFVLYLKSILGALAFWCVMLAIKNMELSGALPLLVLTPGIVAFFAFLFLGEALSNLEIIGMILLLAGTYILERKGKDFLEPLLIFVKSRNHHYIIFALSLFTITSLTDKWLLRDFQLEPTVFIPFQHLFLAVNFLIIVLVVETNVFKNIKTHSSDIWLFVIAVSIFTVGYRWSQVEAVKIAPVALVLTVKRSSVFFATIIGGKIFKEHHLIRKAIATLIMIGGAVIMLY, encoded by the coding sequence ATGACATGGTTTATTATAGCACTTATTTCAGCAGTACTTTCAGCAACCGCATCGATTTTTGAGAAAAAAATTCTTTTTAGACTTGGGGCTTTAGAATTTTCATTTATGGCCGCTGTACTAACTCTGTTGTTTTCTATTCCCTTCTTTTTTGCAGTTGATTATGCCTTACTTCAACTAAATAGTTTATTTGTTCTTTATTTGAAATCAATTTTAGGAGCGTTGGCGTTTTGGTGCGTTATGCTCGCAATTAAAAATATGGAATTAAGCGGAGCGCTTCCCTTGCTTGTATTAACTCCCGGCATTGTAGCATTTTTTGCATTTTTATTTTTAGGTGAAGCGCTATCCAATTTAGAAATCATTGGGATGATTTTACTGCTTGCCGGAACATATATTTTGGAAAGAAAAGGAAAAGATTTTCTTGAACCTTTATTAATCTTTGTAAAATCAAGAAACCATCATTACATAATTTTTGCATTATCGCTTTTCACAATTACTAGTCTCACCGATAAATGGTTACTGAGAGATTTTCAATTAGAACCAACTGTCTTCATTCCTTTCCAGCATTTGTTTCTTGCTGTTAATTTTTTAATAATTGTTCTAGTAGTAGAAACAAATGTTTTTAAGAATATAAAAACTCATTCATCAGATATTTGGTTGTTTGTTATTGCTGTATCGATTTTTACAGTTGGTTACAGATGGTCACAAGTAGAAGCAGTAAAGATTGCTCCCGTTGCATTAGTTTTAACGGTTAAAAGATCGTCGGTATTCTTTGCAACAATTATTGGCGGAAAAATTTTTAAGGAACACCATCTAATAAGGAAAGCAATTGCAACATTGATAATGATTGGCGGTGCAGTTATTATGTTGTATTAA
- a CDS encoding cob(I)yrinic acid a,c-diamide adenosyltransferase, whose translation MENVNKYFTQIYTGNGKGKTTAAIGQAIRAAGVGYKSLIIQFMKEYPYSELQALQHFQKYIAVEQYCGDDFVYKKELPSENEKRKAKLALQKVEDEFSKDNYDIIILDEIIVSIYFKLVELQDVIEIVKSKPINKELILTGRYCPQELIELADLVTEMKEVKHYYKKGITSRKGFES comes from the coding sequence ATGGAAAACGTTAATAAATATTTCACTCAAATTTACACCGGAAACGGAAAAGGCAAAACAACCGCTGCAATCGGACAAGCGATTCGCGCTGCCGGTGTTGGGTACAAATCGCTAATTATTCAATTCATGAAGGAATATCCTTATAGTGAATTGCAAGCTTTACAACATTTTCAAAAGTATATAGCGGTTGAACAATATTGTGGTGATGATTTTGTGTATAAAAAAGAACTGCCGAGTGAGAATGAAAAGAGGAAAGCAAAATTAGCGTTGCAAAAAGTAGAAGATGAGTTTTCAAAAGACAATTATGATATCATCATTTTAGATGAAATAATTGTTTCAATTTATTTCAAGCTGGTCGAACTTCAAGATGTAATCGAAATTGTTAAATCAAAACCTATAAACAAAGAATTAATATTAACCGGAAGATACTGTCCACAAGAATTAATAGAACTCGCCGACTTAGTTACAGAAATGAAAGAAGTAAAACACTATTACAAAAAGGGAATTACCAGCCGAAAGGGATTCGAATCGTAA
- a CDS encoding DUF1289 domain-containing protein encodes MNNQKIISPCNNICKLDNSSSICIGCGRTSEEITNWIFYSDEKRVEIMNSLTQRLGNYKSFQQDGKR; translated from the coding sequence ATGAATAATCAAAAAATAATCTCACCATGCAATAATATCTGCAAACTTGATAATTCTAGTTCAATTTGTATCGGATGTGGTAGAACATCCGAAGAAATCACAAATTGGATTTTCTATTCTGATGAAAAACGAGTAGAAATTATGAATTCGCTTACACAAAGATTAGGTAATTATAAAAGTTTCCAACAAGATGGAAAACGTTAA
- a CDS encoding S46 family peptidase, with protein MNKINRHKMTFNFIKKATVYTVAFFLFAAVNFAQQTLSPNTNYLTDFGKMWTFDDLPLDYFNDQYGFEPSEEWIEKVQKSALQFGGGCSGAFLSEDGLIMTNHHCARGGLLTVQKEGEDLFKTGFYAETLADERKIDGLYVDQLVKIIDLTDEIFSVMQQADNDSSRIEVKNQKIKEIQTKYNEETGLESKVVTLYNGGKYSLYLYKRYDDIRVVMAPEFQIASTGWDWDNFTYPRYELDYMFLRAFENDQPAKIDFYFNYNPEGASEDEPIFIIGRPGNTDRQLSVAELEWQRDVRYPFLLQYLNSIYDAYYEMFMKYPERESELLNRVMGFGNSRKSYYGSYIGLLDETLMSRKKLFETELINKVQNDPELKSEYGELWSDIENLFLEKRKNGYREFVFNLMPFGRPQYLSMAIEMEKLINELRLPNEDRADKFRQENLRTTLESIYPENFDEELQRKLLRAFVSSIYHEFRNEHEFAQRLFNNNRGEEAVDYVLSNSFLQSRDKFFELEIMSYEEIKNANDPFIYFIQSTKDELEELKKRNKELDDALLLLNQKLGKVIVELFGEQMPPDATATLRLSDGVIKGYEYNGTIAPGKTTYYGMYDRYYSFDEKLYPWGLTPNWQTPPNGLDLKTPINFAATLDIVGGNSGSSIINQNAEVIGLVFDGNLESLAGNFLYMPENNRAVAVDSKGLIESLKHVYKTDRLIQELLEGKLPN; from the coding sequence ATGAATAAAATTAATAGACACAAAATGACTTTTAATTTTATCAAGAAAGCAACGGTTTATACTGTTGCTTTCTTTTTATTCGCAGCGGTTAACTTTGCTCAACAAACACTCTCACCGAATACAAATTACTTAACCGACTTCGGAAAGATGTGGACTTTCGACGATCTTCCTCTTGATTATTTTAACGATCAATACGGATTTGAACCATCGGAAGAATGGATAGAAAAAGTTCAAAAATCTGCTTTACAATTCGGCGGTGGTTGCTCGGGCGCATTTCTTTCGGAAGATGGATTGATAATGACAAATCATCATTGTGCACGGGGTGGTTTACTTACTGTTCAAAAAGAAGGTGAAGATCTTTTCAAAACCGGTTTTTATGCTGAGACATTGGCTGACGAAAGAAAAATTGATGGCTTATACGTTGATCAATTAGTTAAAATTATTGACCTGACAGATGAAATATTCTCCGTTATGCAGCAAGCCGATAACGATTCATCCAGAATTGAAGTGAAAAATCAAAAAATAAAGGAGATTCAGACAAAGTACAATGAAGAGACCGGATTAGAATCAAAAGTTGTTACTTTGTATAATGGTGGAAAGTATTCTTTATATCTTTATAAAAGATACGATGATATTAGAGTTGTAATGGCGCCTGAGTTTCAAATTGCTTCAACCGGTTGGGATTGGGATAATTTTACATATCCACGATATGAACTGGATTATATGTTTTTAAGAGCTTTCGAAAACGATCAACCCGCTAAAATAGATTTCTATTTTAATTATAATCCCGAAGGTGCAAGTGAAGATGAACCAATTTTTATTATAGGAAGACCCGGTAACACGGATAGACAATTATCAGTAGCTGAATTAGAATGGCAAAGAGATGTGAGATATCCATTCTTATTGCAATACCTTAATTCTATTTATGATGCGTATTACGAAATGTTTATGAAATATCCTGAACGTGAATCTGAGTTGCTCAATAGGGTTATGGGTTTTGGTAATTCAAGAAAATCATATTATGGAAGTTATATAGGTTTACTTGACGAAACGTTAATGTCTCGTAAAAAACTTTTTGAAACCGAGCTAATTAATAAAGTTCAGAATGATCCGGAATTAAAAAGCGAATATGGCGAACTGTGGAGCGATATAGAAAATTTATTTTTAGAAAAAAGAAAAAACGGTTATAGAGAATTTGTATTTAACTTAATGCCGTTCGGCAGACCGCAATATTTATCAATGGCAATTGAAATGGAAAAACTGATTAATGAATTGAGATTACCAAATGAAGATCGAGCAGATAAATTTAGACAAGAAAATTTGCGTACAACTTTAGAAAGTATTTATCCCGAAAATTTTGACGAAGAATTGCAAAGAAAATTATTGCGAGCATTTGTTTCTTCAATCTACCATGAATTTAGAAATGAACATGAATTTGCACAACGATTATTTAATAATAACAGAGGTGAAGAAGCTGTTGATTATGTTTTATCAAATTCATTTCTACAAAGTCGAGATAAATTTTTCGAATTAGAAATCATGAGCTATGAAGAAATTAAGAATGCAAACGATCCTTTTATATATTTTATTCAATCAACGAAAGATGAATTAGAAGAACTTAAGAAAAGGAATAAAGAACTTGATGATGCTTTACTTTTATTAAACCAAAAATTAGGCAAAGTGATTGTCGAATTATTCGGCGAACAAATGCCGCCTGATGCTACCGCCACATTAAGATTATCGGATGGTGTTATAAAAGGTTATGAATATAATGGAACAATTGCACCCGGTAAAACAACTTACTACGGAATGTATGATAGATATTATTCATTTGATGAAAAACTTTATCCTTGGGGTTTAACTCCAAATTGGCAGACTCCCCCAAACGGACTTGATCTCAAGACACCGATTAACTTTGCTGCAACTCTCGACATTGTTGGCGGTAATTCCGGCAGTTCGATAATAAATCAAAATGCTGAAGTAATCGGATTAGTTTTTGATGGTAACTTAGAAAGTTTAGCAGGTAACTTTTTGTATATGCCGGAAAATAACCGAGCCGTCGCTGTTGATTCAAAAGGATTAATCGAATCATTAAAACATGTTTACAAAACTGATAGATTGATTCAAGAACTATTAGAAGGGAAGTTACCGAATTAA
- a CDS encoding S46 family peptidase, whose translation MNSVKFKSLFSTIFILLFLASSSFAQSVFNPDTVKAKRFDTGKMWTFDYPPYEYWKTTYDFDATEEWIKHVQLATLRIPGCTASFVSEDGLIVTNHHCSTWHRDAVEEESEDFYRDGFYAESLDEERLVPNMYADQLKLIRDVTDQILDAIHEADGDENKIKARDEKIKEIENMYNEETGLKCEVVSYYNGGKYALHGYKRYDKVKLVFIGEDWVGMYGGDPDNFTYPRYNLDYAFFRIYDEDDKPLKTENYYNWNTSGVELDELLFIIGSPGSTNRLKTADQLRYYRDITYRNYSFLMTSMLDEIYSLLDKYPERQDEFAGMLSMVGNSEKVARNIVKGLNDPYLIARKEAFDKKLQEEIAKDSDLQKNYGHLWNSIKENRDEARKYAEKVSAYTVSGRLAPAYFKIAKDMIELANELKLPEEERNPKYKEESLEETINSIYPAKFDQALEDAKLKVQLDYIRLNLGNDDPMVKLLSDNKSGYEAVEYAKSNSVLTSAESIKEIAIKGHEAILESEDVFIQFILGTSDELKELQAKYDQINEAEKVLSQTLGEVMFSVYGTSIPPDANRSMRIGDGQVKQVEYNGTIAPYHTTFYGLFDRYYSHNKKFPWDLPERWVNYPDDFNLSTPVNFITDIDVIGGQSGSPIVNRAGEFVGVAFDGNIESIIGNFIFMPESNRSITVAAEGIVQALRYIYKADRLVKEIENNKIVK comes from the coding sequence ATGAATTCCGTAAAATTTAAGTCTCTTTTTTCGACAATATTTATATTGCTTTTTTTAGCAAGCAGTAGTTTTGCCCAATCCGTATTTAACCCCGACACGGTTAAAGCTAAACGTTTTGATACAGGTAAAATGTGGACTTTCGATTATCCACCGTATGAATATTGGAAAACTACCTATGATTTTGATGCGACCGAAGAATGGATAAAACATGTTCAATTAGCAACACTAAGAATTCCCGGCTGTACTGCTTCATTCGTTTCGGAAGATGGATTAATTGTAACAAATCACCATTGTTCAACTTGGCATAGAGATGCAGTTGAAGAGGAAAGTGAAGATTTTTATCGCGATGGATTTTACGCTGAATCTTTGGATGAAGAACGTTTGGTTCCGAATATGTACGCAGATCAATTAAAATTAATTAGAGACGTAACTGATCAAATTTTGGATGCAATTCATGAAGCCGACGGAGATGAAAATAAAATTAAAGCAAGAGACGAGAAAATTAAAGAAATTGAAAACATGTACAATGAAGAAACCGGATTAAAATGTGAAGTAGTTTCATATTACAACGGCGGGAAGTATGCGCTTCACGGTTATAAAAGATACGATAAAGTAAAACTGGTGTTTATCGGTGAAGATTGGGTAGGAATGTATGGCGGTGATCCGGATAATTTTACTTATCCACGTTATAATCTTGATTATGCATTTTTTAGAATTTATGACGAAGACGATAAACCTTTAAAAACTGAAAACTATTATAACTGGAATACATCAGGCGTTGAATTGGATGAACTATTATTTATTATAGGCAGTCCGGGTTCAACAAACAGATTAAAAACAGCTGATCAATTAAGATATTATCGTGATATAACTTATAGAAATTATTCGTTTTTAATGACATCTATGTTGGACGAGATTTATTCGTTATTAGATAAATATCCTGAACGTCAAGACGAGTTTGCGGGTATGTTGAGTATGGTCGGCAATTCTGAAAAAGTTGCAAGAAATATTGTAAAAGGATTAAATGATCCTTATCTCATTGCTAGAAAAGAAGCATTCGATAAAAAGCTTCAAGAAGAAATTGCAAAAGATTCTGATTTACAAAAAAATTATGGTCATCTCTGGAACTCAATTAAAGAGAATAGAGACGAAGCAAGAAAATATGCAGAGAAAGTTTCTGCCTATACTGTCTCGGGAAGATTAGCCCCGGCATATTTTAAAATTGCCAAAGATATGATTGAACTAGCTAATGAATTAAAGCTACCGGAAGAAGAGAGAAATCCAAAGTATAAAGAAGAAAGTTTGGAAGAAACAATTAATTCAATCTACCCGGCAAAATTTGATCAAGCACTTGAAGACGCAAAATTAAAAGTACAACTTGATTATATCAGATTAAATCTAGGCAATGACGATCCAATGGTAAAATTATTAAGTGACAATAAATCAGGTTATGAAGCTGTTGAATATGCTAAAAGTAACTCTGTTTTAACCAGTGCCGAATCAATTAAAGAAATTGCAATTAAAGGACATGAAGCAATTCTTGAAAGTGAAGATGTTTTCATTCAATTTATACTCGGTACATCCGATGAACTAAAAGAACTTCAAGCAAAATATGATCAGATTAATGAAGCCGAAAAAGTATTAAGCCAAACTCTTGGTGAGGTTATGTTCAGCGTTTACGGAACTTCAATTCCGCCCGATGCAAATAGATCAATGAGAATAGGCGACGGACAAGTTAAACAAGTTGAATATAACGGAACTATTGCTCCTTACCATACAACTTTTTATGGTCTGTTTGATAGATATTATTCACACAATAAGAAGTTTCCATGGGATTTACCTGAAAGATGGGTTAATTATCCGGATGATTTTAATCTTTCAACTCCGGTAAATTTTATTACTGATATCGATGTTATCGGTGGACAAAGTGGTAGTCCCATTGTTAACAGAGCCGGTGAGTTTGTAGGTGTCGCGTTTGACGGAAACATTGAATCAATTATTGGTAATTTTATTTTTATGCCGGAATCAAATCGATCAATTACTGTTGCTGCTGAAGGTATTGTTCAAGCACTTCGTTATATTTACAAAGCTGATCGTTTGGTTAAAGAAATTGAAAACAACAAAATTGTAAAATAA
- a CDS encoding phosphomannomutase — protein MDKIASFKAYDIRGKVPGDLNTDLAYKVGKAVVKYLDAKKILIGRDVRKSSPELAEALKRGITENGADVYDLGLCGTEMIYFGTPHLDADAGVMITASHNPPEYNGLKFVKKGSVPMGYDSGLSDVERMVLKGNYEIDGAIKGKVKQIDLMKEFIDNLRQFYDPQKINPYKVIVNGGNGCIGPALDALEPLIPIKMIKVFHEPDSNFPNGVPNPLLPENRQPTIDALKEHKADLGVAWDGDYDRCFFFDERGNFIEGYYIVGILAKSILKKDPGEKIVHDPRLTWNTIKVVEAAGGEAVVSKSGHAYIKEKMREVNSIYGGEMSAHHYFRDNYYSDSGIIPFLLILQLMSEENKTLGQLVEEMVAAYPCSGEINTKLDDPAKKLEEIKTKYSDGKMDFLDGVSVEYDDWRFNVRMSNTEPLIRLNVESKGNYKLMEEKTEELLNLIRS, from the coding sequence ATGGATAAGATAGCATCATTCAAAGCTTATGATATTCGTGGAAAAGTGCCCGGTGATCTGAATACCGATCTAGCATATAAAGTTGGGAAAGCTGTTGTGAAGTATTTGGATGCCAAAAAGATTTTAATAGGCAGAGATGTAAGGAAATCCTCCCCCGAATTAGCCGAAGCTTTAAAGAGAGGAATTACTGAAAACGGTGCCGATGTTTATGATTTAGGTTTGTGTGGAACTGAAATGATCTACTTTGGAACACCACATTTAGATGCAGATGCCGGTGTTATGATTACCGCGTCACATAATCCACCTGAATACAACGGACTCAAATTTGTTAAAAAAGGTTCGGTACCGATGGGCTATGATTCCGGTTTGAGTGATGTGGAGAGAATGGTTCTTAAAGGCAATTATGAAATTGATGGCGCAATAAAAGGAAAAGTTAAACAGATAGATTTGATGAAAGAGTTCATCGATAATTTAAGACAGTTCTATGATCCACAAAAAATTAACCCATACAAAGTTATTGTAAATGGCGGTAACGGTTGCATTGGTCCGGCTTTAGATGCTCTTGAACCACTGATTCCGATAAAAATGATAAAGGTTTTTCATGAACCGGATTCAAATTTTCCAAACGGTGTTCCTAATCCATTATTGCCGGAAAACCGTCAACCAACAATCGATGCATTGAAAGAACACAAAGCCGATCTTGGTGTTGCATGGGACGGCGATTATGACAGATGTTTCTTCTTTGATGAAAGAGGAAATTTTATAGAAGGCTATTACATAGTCGGTATTCTTGCAAAATCAATCTTAAAGAAAGATCCCGGTGAAAAAATCGTACATGATCCAAGATTAACTTGGAATACAATCAAAGTAGTTGAAGCCGCTGGTGGTGAAGCTGTTGTCTCTAAAAGTGGTCATGCATATATAAAAGAAAAAATGCGCGAAGTAAATTCTATTTATGGCGGTGAAATGTCGGCGCATCATTACTTTCGAGATAATTATTATTCGGATAGCGGAATAATTCCCTTCTTATTAATTCTTCAATTGATGTCGGAAGAAAACAAAACTCTCGGTCAATTGGTTGAAGAAATGGTTGCTGCTTATCCTTGTTCGGGAGAGATAAATACAAAATTGGATGACCCGGCAAAAAAATTAGAAGAAATCAAAACAAAATATTCCGATGGAAAAATGGATTTTCTTGACGGAGTTAGCGTTGAATATGATGATTGGCGTTTCAATGTAAGAATGAGTAATACAGAACCGTTAATAAGACTAAATGTAGAATCCAAAGGTAATTATAAATTGATGGAAGAAAAAACAGAGGAATTGCTCAATCTAATTCGTTCGTAA
- a CDS encoding calcium/sodium antiporter: protein MTIALDILIIIVCIFALWGGAVWVVESASHIAKKIGLSELVIGLTVVAIATSAPEFAVTVYAALTDQSAISVGNVVGSNIFNLGIILGLVALYSSLKTTRALLYRDSMLLFFTGILLLIFYSDLRLVWYEGLILASILVIYIIILVRQKQPIEEEVPEGEFKLIDIPKLLIGIVLIVGGAHFLVGSASSIARIFGVSEWMIGITIVAAGTSAPELATSVVAIIKGKHGISAGNLIGSDLFNLLGVLGVASMLKPLSITSSEYTSLILLVVTLLVIMIMIRTGWKISKVEGAILIGIALFRWSFDFIF from the coding sequence ATGACAATTGCACTTGACATACTTATAATTATCGTCTGCATTTTTGCCTTATGGGGTGGAGCTGTTTGGGTTGTTGAATCAGCTTCTCACATCGCAAAAAAAATCGGTCTCTCCGAATTAGTAATCGGATTAACGGTTGTTGCCATAGCAACATCGGCACCGGAATTTGCAGTTACAGTTTATGCCGCATTAACTGACCAGTCAGCTATATCGGTAGGTAATGTTGTCGGGTCGAACATTTTTAATCTCGGAATTATTCTAGGTCTTGTAGCACTTTATTCATCTCTAAAAACAACACGAGCATTGCTTTATCGCGATTCAATGCTTCTATTTTTCACGGGTATTTTGCTTTTAATATTTTATTCTGATTTAAGATTAGTATGGTATGAAGGATTAATACTCGCCTCCATATTAGTGATTTACATCATCATTTTAGTAAGACAAAAACAACCAATTGAAGAAGAAGTACCCGAAGGTGAATTTAAGTTAATTGACATCCCAAAATTATTGATTGGAATTGTTTTAATAGTTGGGGGTGCTCACTTTTTGGTTGGATCAGCTAGTAGTATAGCTAGAATTTTTGGAGTTTCTGAATGGATGATTGGTATTACAATTGTTGCAGCCGGAACTTCAGCGCCCGAACTCGCAACATCTGTGGTTGCAATTATTAAAGGAAAACATGGGATCTCTGCCGGAAATTTAATAGGAAGTGATTTATTTAACTTACTTGGTGTGCTAGGCGTAGCTTCAATGCTAAAACCGCTTTCAATTACCTCATCAGAATATACAAGTTTGATTCTACTCGTCGTTACTTTGCTAGTTATTATGATTATGATCAGAACGGGATGGAAAATTTCTAAAGTTGAAGGAGCTATTTTAATCGGAATTGCTTTATTCCGTTGGTCGTTTGATTTTATTTTTTAG
- a CDS encoding aminotransferase class V-fold PLP-dependent enzyme — MTIKQIRQTFPHIETGRIYFNHAAIGPLSIPVKEKLHQYLEERSSGSIENLGMLLEASSSAKKHLTKLLNAKKNRIAWTENVSAGLNILAQGLKWNSGDRVIINDLEFPSNVYPFLNLKQYGVEIDIVKSKNGKVDVEDYEKLITPKTKLISISAVQFLSGYRADLKSLGELCKSTNVIFCVDAIQATGVIKINVEDCNIDFLAGGSHKWLMSLQGLGYIYITPELMERINQKYVGWLSVDDEWNLLDYNLKLKDNASRFHLGTNSVIGIFALAQSLELFSGFGIDKIEAINLENTKYFIEKLSINNLNPILRDEPVNKLAGITTVKIENAESIYNKLKEYRIDCSLREGKLRFSPHFYNTKEEIDIVVEKLLELTKK; from the coding sequence ATGACAATCAAACAAATCAGACAAACTTTCCCGCATATTGAGACTGGAAGAATCTATTTCAATCACGCTGCAATTGGACCACTTTCAATTCCTGTCAAAGAAAAGCTGCATCAATATTTAGAAGAAAGAAGTTCCGGATCAATTGAAAATTTAGGAATGTTACTGGAAGCTTCTTCGTCTGCAAAGAAACATCTAACCAAATTGTTAAATGCAAAGAAAAACAGAATTGCATGGACAGAAAATGTTTCTGCCGGATTGAATATTCTTGCACAAGGATTAAAATGGAATTCCGGTGATCGGGTTATTATAAATGATTTGGAGTTCCCTTCAAATGTATATCCGTTTCTCAACCTAAAACAATATGGTGTTGAAATTGATATTGTTAAATCAAAAAACGGTAAAGTTGATGTAGAAGATTATGAAAAGTTAATTACTCCTAAAACCAAATTAATTTCAATTAGTGCGGTTCAATTTTTATCCGGTTACAGGGCTGATTTAAAATCACTCGGTGAACTTTGTAAATCCACTAATGTTATTTTCTGTGTTGACGCAATTCAAGCAACTGGTGTAATTAAAATTAATGTTGAGGATTGTAATATTGATTTCCTTGCCGGTGGTTCTCACAAATGGTTGATGAGTTTACAGGGGTTGGGATATATTTATATAACACCGGAATTGATGGAGAGAATAAATCAAAAATATGTCGGCTGGCTTTCTGTTGATGATGAATGGAATTTGTTAGACTATAATCTTAAGCTAAAAGATAACGCTTCGAGATTTCATTTAGGAACAAACAGTGTTATCGGAATTTTTGCGTTGGCTCAATCACTTGAATTATTTAGTGGATTCGGAATTGATAAAATTGAAGCAATTAACTTGGAAAACACAAAATACTTTATTGAAAAATTATCGATCAATAATTTAAATCCGATTTTAAGAGATGAGCCGGTAAATAAACTTGCCGGAATTACAACCGTAAAAATTGAGAATGCGGAATCGATCTATAATAAATTAAAGGAATACAGAATAGATTGTTCCTTGAGGGAAGGTAAGCTGAGATTTTCACCTCATTTTTACAATACTAAAGAAGAAATTGATATAGTTGTAGAAAAGCTATTAGAGTTAACTAAAAAATAA